In a genomic window of Nesterenkonia halotolerans:
- the bcp gene encoding thioredoxin-dependent thiol peroxidase, which yields MTTRLEPGDSAPHFTLPSTGGDTVSLKELQGQKVVLYFYPKASTPGCTTQACDFRDSLSSLAAGGYTVLGISPDPLTDLEKFTEEQSLSFPLLSDEDHAVAESFGAWGEKTNYGRVSEGLIRSTIVLDETGTVTLAQYNVKATGHVARLREKLAV from the coding sequence ATGACGACCCGACTTGAACCTGGCGATTCGGCCCCGCACTTCACCCTCCCCAGCACCGGCGGCGACACGGTGAGCCTGAAGGAGCTGCAGGGGCAGAAGGTTGTCCTGTACTTCTACCCGAAGGCTTCCACCCCGGGTTGCACCACGCAGGCCTGTGATTTCCGGGATTCGCTGTCCTCGCTCGCCGCCGGCGGCTACACGGTGCTGGGCATCTCCCCCGATCCGTTGACAGACCTGGAGAAGTTCACCGAGGAGCAGTCGTTGAGCTTCCCGCTGCTCTCGGACGAAGACCATGCGGTGGCGGAGTCCTTCGGCGCCTGGGGCGAGAAGACGAACTACGGTCGGGTGAGCGAGGGCCTGATCCGCTCCACCATCGTCTTGGACGAGACCGGAACCGTGACTCTGGCGCAGTACAACGTGAAGGCCACCGGCCACGTGGCCCGTCTGCGCGAGAAGCTCGCAGTCTGA